The nucleotide sequence GACTCCCTGGTGAAGCTTTGGGATGTACAGACGGGTGAACTGATTACAATTTTTGATGAGCATAAAAATTGGATTTGGTCTGTGGCGTTTAGTCCCGATAGTAAGATTTTAGCCAGTGGTAGCGATGACCAAACGATTAAACTTTGGGACATTAAAACAAAAAAGTGTATCAATACTTTAACTGGACACACTAATAAAGTTAGATCGATTGCTTTCGGTAATAATAGTCAATTTTTAGTCAGTGGAAGCGAGGATCATACTGTTAAATTATGGGATATTACAACTGGAGATTGCTTAAAAACGTTTGAAGGACATCAAGGATGGATTTGGTCAGTAGATTTTAGTGCCAATGGTAAATATATTGCTAGTGCTAGTGAAGATACAACCGTTAAATTGTGGAATGTCGCTACAAGAGAATGTCTCTATACTTTTAGGGGACATAAAGGATTAGTCAGATCAACAGCTTTTAGTGCTGATAGTAAAGTGGTTCTTACTGGCAGCACTGATGGCACTCTTAAACTATGGGATGTCGTTACTGGTGAATGTTTGAAGACTATGCAAGCATCTAGACCCTATGAAGGGATGAATATTACTGGAGTTAAAGGCCTTACGCAAGCACAAAAAATGATACTTAAAGATTTAGGAGCGGTAGAAAAGTAATTACTTTGAATTTGAAGGAGATTTTTTTTCCAAATCTTTACATTCGTTATTTAAACATTCTTCTCCCCAAAGCTGAGTCAGTCTCACTAAGTAGTAACTTTGCTCATCAACAGCTTTTTTATCCAGATGGCTATAATACCTTTGAAGTTCTTTCTTGTTCATGATTTTTATTCACTGATGTTTTTACCTACTTTATTGATGCCAAATTGTAGTTTGGGCATTAAATCAAATCTTAATATCTAATTTAATGCCCATCGCTAAAAAACGAAAAACTACAAAAAATTACCTTACAAAGTTCGCTTTTTGAACTTTGAAGCTAATCCTAATCCACCCATTGCTAGAAAACTGAGAACAGTACCAGGTTCAGGAACAGACTCTGGATTCGGTTCTGGTTCATCTGAACTTTCAGAAAAAACTAAACCTGTGGGTGTTGTGATCCCACTGGCAAAAGTTCCAACAGGGATATCGTTCTCTACGTCAAACTCAAATACTTGACCTCCAAAGAAACTCGTTGCAAACAAGTTGCCATTGGGTCCAAAGGCAAGACCTCCAACGGCAAAACCACTAGCTCCGCTAACAGTTCCTAGAAAATTACCACTACTGTCATATTTCAGTATATTCCTACTTCTTGATGCAACAAAGAGATTGCCATTAGAATCAAAGCTAAAATCACTAGGATCTAAAAATAGGGAACTATCGCTAGGATTGGCTTGACCAAAAATTCCCAGGAAATTCCCATCAGGATCATATTCTAGTATCCCTTCAAATGTAACTGTAAATAAATTTCCATTAGGACCAAAAGACAAGTCTTCTGGTCCATCTAAAGAGTTATTAATATCTCCGCCAGTAGTGGCAAAAACACCAAGAAGATTACCGTTACTATCGTACTCCAATATTTGATCTCGCAAACCATCAGAAACAAATAAATTTCCATTAGAATCGAAGTCTAAGCCAGTAGGAACGAATGGGAATGGACCGGGACCACTACCTGCTTGATCAGCATCAACAAACACACCGAGAAACGTTCCGTTTTCTCCATCAAATTCTAGTATATTTGAATCACCGCCACTAGTTACAAAGAGATTTCCATTAGGACCTATGATTAAAGAGTTAGGCCCATCTAAATCACTATCTGTACGATTAGCTTCGCCGAAAACCCCCAGCAAAGTTCCGTCATCATTGTATTCTAGTATTTCACCATTATTAAGTGAACTAATAAATAAAGATGAAGCATCAGCGGGTTTGATGGCTAAAATTGTCAACATGGGTAAAAAAATAGATACCCACATATTAGCTATAACCGAAGCATTTTTACTCATTTTCTTTGATTCTCCTCAATTGAAAAAAGACAACTTGACTAATTGATTTAGCTCTCTATTGCCGATGCAAAATCTTTGAGAGATTATTACATAGGCAATTACCCTGGAATTCTCATTCAAATTCTCAAATACTTCAAGGCAAAAAAGTCAGAAAAAAAGGTCATAAAAGTCATAGATTAATTAGTTTAAAGTGATTATTCATGATAAGATAAAGCCTTAAATATGACAGATTTTTGAGATACTTTCCAAGTATGCAATGGTGGTCTGGAAATTACTTAAAACTTTGCTGTTTTTCACTCCTTGAGTTATGACTCCCCAAGACGCAATCAATTGAGACTCAAACCACTAAACCGTTGAATTATCTACAACGAACGATCTTGTTAAAAAATTGGGAAGGAAAAAGCTATGGGCAAATTGCTCAAGAAACTGGCTACGATCCAAAATATGTAAAAGATACAGGATATCGTCTATGGAAACAAGGTTTTTATCCTGCTGCGAGCATATTGTAGCTTTTTTGACGAAGAACTACTTAAAATGTATAAATACACATAATAGAATGTAATATTTCTATTAGTATTTTTAATATAAGCAGACAAAAGACGGGAAACGTTGACTACATAGGAATTTCAGAAGATTTTCCATTTTACAGCGATCGCCTACATTCTGTACAGAGGATGTTATAATCGATTCAACACAGGGCGTTAACGCCGACTCAAAGTGTTACCAGCACTAGGAGCCGACTTGCCCCCTTACTGAACACCCAGCAAGAGAACCAAAGAATATGTTAGCACATAGAAAGGCGTCCCCTTTGAGCCGCGCCTATCCAGAGTATGGATATTCAGAGAAAATTGACTATCCCCATTTCTTAAAAGCAAAAGAGATGAGTGGAATAGAGTTTATCCGAAAACTCTATGAAATCGATAAACTACCTCCCAATGTGAGGAAGCTATACGAAGCACAAGAAGATTTCAACAGAGAAACCAGACAGGTACTGGTTAAATTATTAAAAGTCACTGATAAGACCGTAAGGTCCTGGGGAAAAGAATATAACCGAATGCCAAAATGTTACCGGTTGACCCTAGGATATGTTTACCGAAGTCTTTGTCTTCAAAAAGAAATACACCTTAAAGCCCTTAAAAGCAAGGATTGTCAAGGGGATTTGAGAGCAGTGTAGGGATCTATTCGGCCTAATGGGACGCTTTTGCAAAAAGAGAGCGTCCTTCGGGTCTAATCGAATGCACCCATCTCTTCAATGCACTAAAATTCCCTGATCGAACACTCATTGAGTATAAAACAGGACGAATAATAGTAGCAATAGGGAACTGGGAAAAGCCAGGCAAAGCCTCTCCCTTAATACAAATATGTACTCCAATCATAACAAATCACTCCACGGATAACCACCGAAGCATTCTTATTGGTTTGAAGAATTCTCCACTCCATTTCATTTCGCTACGTTCAGTGCAAAAATACTAAGAATTGAGAAGACAAACATGGCTAATATTTTCAGACCCACTAAGAAGGGTTTATCCTGCCCTATTTGCGGAGACACCACTGGGGATTGTAGAATTCTACCCGACGACAGTGTGTTATGCCACGAAGCCGCCTATGAAACCGACTTAGTTGTTGACAATTACAAATTTATTAGAACCGTAGATCCTGCGCCTTGGGGATACTTTGTGCAGCAAGATGAGTGCGCTCGTGATGCAAGGCAGTTAGAGCGATTTTTAAGGCGAACTAAGACTGAGAAGAAGAAAAAAGACCAAAGACAGCTAAAGAATGCACTCGGCAGTAAGGACTTTGATAAGATTTTCAAATCACTAAGAAATCCCACTGGACTAGACAAAGACCATCGCCAGGATCTTATTCAGCGCGGGCTATCAGAAAAGGACATAGAACGTTTCGGCTTTTTCTCCTTAGAAAAAGATCAAGACACTGTCGTTGGAGTACATTGGACATTTCCAGGGGTTTATAAAAATAAGTTTAGCCTCAGAGATAGAGGGTACAGTGTACCGGCCTTTACCAAAGAAGGGCTAGTCCAAGGATATCAAATCCGTCGAGATCCGAGTCAAGAGGAGAAGAAAGGGGCCAAGTACGTTTGGCCGAAAACTGCACTGAGTAGTCACGTGGTGGTTAATAAGGAATTAGAATTACCGTTAACCTACGTTGATTATTACGGGAAAGGGGGTGATATTGTAATTCTCGTAGAGGGATTTCTAAAAGCGATTATTGCCTCGAAGATTACAGGTTATCCCGTAATAGGAGCAGCCGGGGGAGCGTTTGCCTCAAGTCCCAATCAGCTAAAAGCTTTGTTATATGACTTTGAAGAAGTTTGGATATGTCCCGATGGAGGAGACGCTATCAATCCTCGTGTTTTTGGACGAATGGTGTCCCAGTTCAATAAAATCGGTCAGATTCGATCAAATATTAAAGTAAAATGGTGGGGGCAAGTCACCAAAACAAACGGCGATGTCGATGAAATCAGCAAAGAGACATTCGATAATGCAGAGACCCTAAAACCGCAAGAATTCATTCGTCTTTGTAACCGCGAACAACGTAAACATCTACTCAAAGAAGAACAAAAAGCACTCAGACAGCTTAGCCTCAAACCTTTTAAAACAATAGACGAACGTTACTTACCTGACTTGGAGACTCTTATTCCTGAGTTAAAGGGTATTGTTGCCCTGAAAAGTCCCAAAGGAACAGGAAAATCTTATCAAATCAACAAAGTCATTGAACGAGCTAAGTTAGAGGGACGCAAAATCCTGACCATTACGCCGCGTATTGCCCTAGGACGAGAGCAAGCCATTAAATGGGATGTTGAGTGGATCGGTGATTTAAAAGGAAACACACGAACCCTACTATGGGAAAATATCACAGATTTAGGGTTGTGTTGGGATAGCTTGTGGAAACTAAGTGAAAGTCAGTGGTCAAACACATTGATCATTATTGATGAAGCGGAACTTGCCATGAATCATTTCTTACTCAGTTCAACTTGTAGTGAACGTCGGGCGCAGATTTTAGCTACCCTAGAAACCTTAATTCCAGAATGTTTGAAACAAGACGGGTGTTTATTAGTCGCTGACGCAGATTTAACCGATCTTTCCTTAAACTATTTTAGGACGTTAGCGCCTGGTACTGATACCAAACTAATCGTCAATAAAGGCTCCAAAGTACCGACCTGGGATATCTTATTTTGGAAAGGAGGCAGCAAAGATGCCATTGTACAGCAAATCTTTGACCGGTTAAAAAGTCCCATACACGAAGAAAGTGGACCTCGCCAAAGACGCCTCGCAGTTGCTTGTGACAGTCAAGCAGAAGCAGAAGCTATTGAAAAAGCAGTGTTAGCTGACGATCCCACTATTAACGTGGTCAGAATAGATCGCAAAACGACAGAAACCGACTTCGGTAAAGCCTTCATGGAGAACCCCAACGAATCTATCAAAGACCTTAGACCGACATTGTTCCTGTTTACTCCTTCGATGGGTGCTGGTGTCAGTATTGATGTGGACTGGTTCGATGAGATGTATGGGTTATTTTTTGGAACGTTAGTGCCGAGTCAAAGCCGTCAGATGTTAGGAAGAATCCGAACACCGATTCCTCGATATATCTGGTGTAAAAACAGGGGGATTATCAATCATGGTGTCATTCAAAACGAAGCCTTAGTAATGACCTCAGAAATTAAATCCCATCTATTTGAGTTCAATAAAACAACTGGATTACTCATTGATGTCTCAAAAGTTGTGGCAGGGGAAACCGCAGAAGATGCTGAATTAATGAAGACCCTACTTACCAAGTTATGGGATGAAAAAAATGGGACTTGGGACAATGTTCATATCGAGTATTATGCCAAAATTATTGCTAGAAACAACTGGGATAAAAAGCAGTTAGCCGATACATTAATCCGAGAGCTAAAAGCAGAAGGTCATCGCCTTGAAATTGTCGAAAAAGGGGGTAAAACCGATAAAGGAGAACAAGTCAGAGAAGCTAAGAAACAACTTCCTGGCTTAGAGGCAGAAGCCATCATGAATGCTAAGACGATCACCTTTGAAGAAGCGCAGATGCTTGAGAATAAGCTCACAACGACTGAGGAAGAAAGGTTACAGATAACGAAGGCGTATCTTATGCAAGAATTACCTGGATTACCTTTAACCAAAGAGTTTATCCAAAAAGCGATCACTGAAAACAGGCGAAAGTGGCTCAATGGTCATAAAATGTGGTGGTATTGCACCCATCCTGAAGATACCGTCGAACGAGATTTAGCAATCTGGAAAAGCCATTTACACAGCTTCACTCAAGGGGTCGCCTTTTTGCCCGATATCAAAACCCTGAGTCTTCAAATCAAAGTATTGAACAACATCGGCATTATTAAATTAGTAAAGCACTTGATTGATAACCCTCAAGAAGTCATATCAAAAGACTCCCCCATGCTTTTAGAAATCCTTGCTAAAGCAAGACGTAGTAAAAATCTAAAAACAGCCTATTCCATAACCGTAACAAAAAAATCTCAAGCCATTCGCACGATAAATAAGTTCTTAGAAAAAGTGGGAATGAAACTGAAATTTTACAAAGAGGGGCCAGACAAAGTTAGGTTGTATCAATTAGATAGAAGCTTAATTGATGACCCTGACCGCCAAGCTGTCTTAGCGAGTTTAGATGAAAGAAAACGATTACGAGAAGAAGCCAAAAAAGAACGAGAAAATGAAAATCTCAGAATTATCTTTGGGGAAGTGAAAGCAGAAAAGAAAACTCCCGTTTACACGACTCCTCTAAATAAAGTGGCTCAAAGACTAATCAACTCTATGGTAGAGGCAGCTAATGCTCCAAAAGAGTTAAGAGGGTTACTACGAAAGGCGATCGCATTGATTAAAGTTCAACATAGTAGTATAAATATTTTACAATTTTGGAATACTATTCCACAGACTTTAAAAATTATTCTCAAAGCAAGTTGTAAAAAAGAAATGGCCTCACTCAAAGATGCTATCCAGCGCACTAGAAGAACTTCAACCAATCCATCTTACCGTCCTATTTAAGAGCTTTGAGAGCCGTTAGCACGGCATCAACCTAGATATAGCTTCATCGAATTTGATGGCTTTCATAGAAAGTCTTACGGCGATGAAGTACCTTGTACACTGACCAACTAAAACTATGGCATTTAACCCTGGAAAGAAACGTAACAAAACCATCGACACCTCAGCTTTTGACGGGCTAAAAGAGTTTGAAACTCGTGATAATTCAACGGCTTATTGTCAATTAGTTAATCCCGAAAGATTATCCTCTGAGAAGAAAATCCGCGATAGTAACTGTCCTTATGGAGTTTTCATTCCTTTAGAACAAGCAGAACGGGTGTCATTTACTCCTACTGAATGGTTTGAGGAAATTACATTGACATTCAATGAAGATTCTCCCAATCCAACAACGGTACAAGGATACATCACAAAGCGATTACGCTGTTGTATTATCCATCAGTCTGACACGATCGAACTTCAGGAGAAAACAGCGAGGGGATGGTTTTACAAAGGACCTGCCTATAAATATGGAAAGCCGACTAAGTATAAAGAACTTCTCGATGGCGATCGGGAAAACTACCGTATGCGAACTCGATATTTACTATTGTTTGTAGACGAAGATAACAACCCATTGCACGAAGTTCCCTTACAGTTGGGATTAGGTGCAGGAACTGGGGGTGCGATCGGCTCAGAAGTTAGTAGTTTGAGAGATGAGTTTAACCAAGCTTATTCGGAAGCGACTGGTAATAAAGGCGTGGCTCTTGAAGATGAAGTTCATTCGTTAACTGTCTTAGACATGGAATTAGATTTCCATAAAAGCCAGGGTAAGTCACCTTTTGTCGTACCTATAAGACGACTACACCCGGTAACAAAAGCCGAGCTAATTGACGTTGAACACGAAAAAGAGAATAAAGGTCGAGTAGTTACATTGATTGGAGAGCCTTTCAATAACATTTTAATCCCCAAAGGCTCTAAAGCTGGTGAGCTAATATTCTCTCTAAGAGAAACTCATAGCGATTTTCCTATTCCTAATGGGGGTGCTGAAGAAGATGAAACTTCATCCAAATCCTCTGACTCATCTAATCAAGAAAATGACACCTATTCTTGGGAGAATGATCCAGACTTCTTCGAGAAGTGTACCCCTACTCCACAACCTCAAGATAAACAAGTAACTGAGCGTCCGAAGGCAGTATCAAAAGTTGAGGAAACTGAAGAGGAAGAAACCCCTATCCCCTTCTAACTCAACGTGAGTAGTCCATTTGGGCTACTCCTTTTTTAATTCAATCATGAAACGAGGTTTAATTATGGCAAAAAATGTTTTAGTAATCGAGGCGCCAGGAAAACGTAAAAAATTAGAGAAATTTCTAGGAGCAGACTGGACGGTGATTGCTACAGGTGGGCATATCCGAGAGTTTGATAAGTCAGGAAATCATAATCTTGGGTTTGAGCTAACAC is from Crocosphaera subtropica ATCC 51142 and encodes:
- a CDS encoding DUF5895 domain-containing protein, which codes for MAFNPGKKRNKTIDTSAFDGLKEFETRDNSTAYCQLVNPERLSSEKKIRDSNCPYGVFIPLEQAERVSFTPTEWFEEITLTFNEDSPNPTTVQGYITKRLRCCIIHQSDTIELQEKTARGWFYKGPAYKYGKPTKYKELLDGDRENYRMRTRYLLLFVDEDNNPLHEVPLQLGLGAGTGGAIGSEVSSLRDEFNQAYSEATGNKGVALEDEVHSLTVLDMELDFHKSQGKSPFVVPIRRLHPVTKAELIDVEHEKENKGRVVTLIGEPFNNILIPKGSKAGELIFSLRETHSDFPIPNGGAEEDETSSKSSDSSNQENDTYSWENDPDFFEKCTPTPQPQDKQVTERPKAVSKVEETEEEETPIPF
- a CDS encoding plasmid replication protein, CyRepA1 family, with amino-acid sequence MANIFRPTKKGLSCPICGDTTGDCRILPDDSVLCHEAAYETDLVVDNYKFIRTVDPAPWGYFVQQDECARDARQLERFLRRTKTEKKKKDQRQLKNALGSKDFDKIFKSLRNPTGLDKDHRQDLIQRGLSEKDIERFGFFSLEKDQDTVVGVHWTFPGVYKNKFSLRDRGYSVPAFTKEGLVQGYQIRRDPSQEEKKGAKYVWPKTALSSHVVVNKELELPLTYVDYYGKGGDIVILVEGFLKAIIASKITGYPVIGAAGGAFASSPNQLKALLYDFEEVWICPDGGDAINPRVFGRMVSQFNKIGQIRSNIKVKWWGQVTKTNGDVDEISKETFDNAETLKPQEFIRLCNREQRKHLLKEEQKALRQLSLKPFKTIDERYLPDLETLIPELKGIVALKSPKGTGKSYQINKVIERAKLEGRKILTITPRIALGREQAIKWDVEWIGDLKGNTRTLLWENITDLGLCWDSLWKLSESQWSNTLIIIDEAELAMNHFLLSSTCSERRAQILATLETLIPECLKQDGCLLVADADLTDLSLNYFRTLAPGTDTKLIVNKGSKVPTWDILFWKGGSKDAIVQQIFDRLKSPIHEESGPRQRRLAVACDSQAEAEAIEKAVLADDPTINVVRIDRKTTETDFGKAFMENPNESIKDLRPTLFLFTPSMGAGVSIDVDWFDEMYGLFFGTLVPSQSRQMLGRIRTPIPRYIWCKNRGIINHGVIQNEALVMTSEIKSHLFEFNKTTGLLIDVSKVVAGETAEDAELMKTLLTKLWDEKNGTWDNVHIEYYAKIIARNNWDKKQLADTLIRELKAEGHRLEIVEKGGKTDKGEQVREAKKQLPGLEAEAIMNAKTITFEEAQMLENKLTTTEEERLQITKAYLMQELPGLPLTKEFIQKAITENRRKWLNGHKMWWYCTHPEDTVERDLAIWKSHLHSFTQGVAFLPDIKTLSLQIKVLNNIGIIKLVKHLIDNPQEVISKDSPMLLEILAKARRSKNLKTAYSITVTKKSQAIRTINKFLEKVGMKLKFYKEGPDKVRLYQLDRSLIDDPDRQAVLASLDERKRLREEAKKERENENLRIIFGEVKAEKKTPVYTTPLNKVAQRLINSMVEAANAPKELRGLLRKAIALIKVQHSSINILQFWNTIPQTLKIILKASCKKEMASLKDAIQRTRRTSTNPSYRPI
- a CDS encoding NHL repeat-containing protein — protein: MSKNASVIANMWVSIFLPMLTILAIKPADASSLFISSLNNGEILEYNDDGTLLGVFGEANRTDSDLDGPNSLIIGPNGNLFVTSGGDSNILEFDGENGTFLGVFVDADQAGSGPGPFPFVPTGLDFDSNGNLFVSDGLRDQILEYDSNGNLLGVFATTGGDINNSLDGPEDLSFGPNGNLFTVTFEGILEYDPDGNFLGIFGQANPSDSSLFLDPSDFSFDSNGNLFVASRSRNILKYDSSGNFLGTVSGASGFAVGGLAFGPNGNLFATSFFGGQVFEFDVENDIPVGTFASGITTPTGLVFSESSDEPEPNPESVPEPGTVLSFLAMGGLGLASKFKKRTL